The DNA sequence ATGTCCTCCCGAGAACCGCGTTGCTCCGGGCTGGCTTGCTAGCGCTTGCGAAGCTCGCACGGCGGCAGTCTGCAAGGAGACACTGCCTTGTACTCAGTCTCATCAAAGAGACTGCGGGAGGGTGGTGGGTTAGCGGCCCTTGTCTCGGTGGTGCAAGGCGAGGGCCACGGCGTCAAAGAGATTGAGCCAGTAGCGCTCCTTCCACTTTCGGTCCTGCGTCAAGTAGATGCGCAATCTCGGGAACCGGGTGGCGACAGCCACGGCCGCTTCTCTCTTCGTCGCCCGCCCGTTGCCCAGAACGGTCTTTCGGACGGTCTGCGGCGCGTAGGATCTGACCTCCAGGTGGCACCGTCTTGCCAGACGGCGGATCGATCGGCCTAATCGGTCGACCTCGTTGAGCCATTTGATCGAATGGCGGTGGGTCGATTCGAGGACCAGGGTTCCAGGTCGGTAGGCTGCGATCCAGCCCCGGACCAGCCGCCGGGCTTCGGCGATCCGCCTGTCCTTGGGGATCAGACGAAGCGGACGGACGCCGGCTGTTTGGAGCCGTCGACCGCGCAGGACGGCATAACCCAGGTCGCGGAGACCCGGATCAAGGGCGAGGACGGTTGTCTTGGCGAGTGTTGGCATAGCGTTTGAGTAAGTAAAGAAATAAAGCGGTGCGTGAGCGGCGGATCTCGCCGGCTGGCACCGCGAGCGCTCCGGCGAGCGCCCGTTGGATGATCGGATCAGCATGTTCGTCGAGGGCGCGTTCGAGCGCCTCCCGGCTGCCGGCTTCTCCCAGCGCACGGCCGAGCTTGGCGGCGGTGAAGAACCTCGGCGGCGCGGCGGGGGCAGTCAGCGGAGCAGAGTGCTTGACGCGCACCCGGACGGTTCCGTTCAGCCGCTTTGCGTCGATGTAACGGTTCTTTCGCAGGTGCCCGAGGAGGCTTCGGATCGATCCGTCCGGAAGGCCCATCGCACTTGCCAGGACAGTCGGGTCGATCTCGATCGAATCCGCCCCCGGGGGCAATCGCGCGAGAAGCGCCAGGTAAACCCAGACGGCCTCGCGCATGCGGCGGATGTGGAGGGCCTGCGGATGCTCCAGCAGCCGCCGGTCAAGGGTGATGCTGATGGGTCGGGGTACGGACATGGGAATCGAGAGAGAACTTGGCTAAGAGGAAGCGGAAGAGCGCGAT is a window from the Armatimonadota bacterium genome containing:
- a CDS encoding crossover junction endodeoxyribonuclease RuvC, whose product is MPTLAKTTVLALDPGLRDLGYAVLRGRRLQTAGVRPLRLIPKDRRIAEARRLVRGWIAAYRPGTLVLESTHRHSIKWLNEVDRLGRSIRRLARRCHLEVRSYAPQTVRKTVLGNGRATKREAAVAVATRFPRLRIYLTQDRKWKERYWLNLFDAVALALHHRDKGR